The genomic segment GCACCAGATACACCACGTAGCCGCTAAATCCGTAGACCACGAATACGCCGAACATCACAATCGGCGGGTGGATATTGATCACCGCAATGCCCAGAGCGATCAAAACAATCACGACAAATGGGACACTGCGCTTCATTTGCACGTCCTTGAAACTGTAAAACGGAACGTTGGTCACCATGGTCAGACCCGCATACAAGGCTAATGCGAATACCGGCCAAGCCACCGATGGGCCCGATATACCTTGGTCTGTAGCAACCCAGATAAAACCCGCTACCAACGCTGCAGCTGCTGGAGACGGCAGGCCCTGAAAGTAACGCTTGTCCACGACCGTCGTGTTGACATTGAAGCGGGCCAGACGGAGTGCCGCGCAAGCGCAATAAACAAAGGCAGCAAACCAGCCCCAACGCCCGAGCCCCCGCAACGCCCACTCATAGGAAATCAACGCAGGTGCAGCGCCGAAAGACACCATGTCGGAGAGC from the Rhodoferax potami genome contains:
- the pssA gene encoding CDP-diacylglycerol--serine O-phosphatidyltransferase; translation: MHDGIETQGSTGNGGGVKNRRKGIYVLPNLFTLAALFGGFYAIVMAMNGRFDLAAAGIFCAMVLDSLDGRVARMTNTQSAFGEQMDSLSDMVSFGAAPALISYEWALRGLGRWGWFAAFVYCACAALRLARFNVNTTVVDKRYFQGLPSPAAAALVAGFIWVATDQGISGPSVAWPVFALALYAGLTMVTNVPFYSFKDVQMKRSVPFVVIVLIALGIAVINIHPPIVMFGVFVVYGFSGYVVYLVRRARGVRTSVISTSTDEPEERGLHR